The sequence TTCAGGCCGTCGAGAGCCGTAAACAGAGTGTGAATTATGGACAAGCAGTCCTTCTCCTGCTGGAGAGCAAGTTCCAGAAGATCCCGCAGATCATCAAGGATCTGCTCACGGTTCTTACCAATGTGCAGGCCATGTATCATCAGGATCTGCACCAAACCTTGCACTTTTTGAATATCTTCCTGAAGCCGACACAATTGGTAGATTTTCTGAATGATGCATCGCTCAGCGGATTCATTAATATGCTGGAGGAACTGCATGGTGGTGTGGCCCGGATGCAGGAGAATAAGGTTGAGGTTAATATCGGTAAATGCCAGAATAGTACTCTTAAATCAAACGGTGATATTTTGATTCATAGAGACGGAATTGTTCAGAGTGACCTGTTCTCCTCCGGAAACATTTCATTTCTTAAGACCTATTCCGTATGCCGTGGCTCCAAGCTGGAGGCGGGCGGAACTATTACAGCTTTTCTAGTAGGCGGGGAAAGTGGAGCACAATCCTACCTCAAGGCCAAACGCAGCATCACAGTCCGCAAAATGTATCTCGGCAGGATAACCATCGACCGTTATTCTATTGACATAACAGAGCCAGTAGAGAATAAGGTCTTCGACATTGAAACCGTGCGAATGGTTCGCTGAGCGGCTATACTTTTTAATTACGAACCAGACCATATAACGATTGCTTGAGCATCGTCACTTTTCCAAAGACTCGAGTGTTCGATGATTCAGCCTGCAGAGAACTCTAGCCATTCTCTTAAGCGCTCATTGGCTAAATAATTTTATTTTAACAGCATATTATGCCGCTAAATCGATAATTCAAGCTAAATTCGCTAAATAACAGCATTTCATGCCGTTATTCACCTCTGAATCCAGCCGATTTTGCTTCCAAGACCCGATTTAGAGGCATAAATTCACGTTAATTTAATCAAGTAGACACCCTCCAGAACGCAGAAATAGCCTTTCCGAAGAAAGGCTATCTCAATGATGTCCCGGGAGGGATTCGAACCCCCGACCGTGCGCTTAGAAGGCGCATGCTCTATCCGGCTGAGCTACCGGGACATGACAGAAAGACTGAAAAGCAAGCAAAATTTATGTTATCATACATAGAGATCAATTTCAACTTGTTTTTTTGAAGCTTGTCGTGGATATGCTATAATCTACAATTGATAAAAGTTTCGGTGAGTTAATATATTGGTGCAAGGAGGTGTCCTTATTAAGAATTCGAATTCCCCCGCCAAAGAGAATATCGTGCTGTTTCCGAAAACGCTGGATTATTATCAAATTCAGCTGACGGTGATGCTGGAAAGTGAACGTTACGGGGAAGCGATAGAACTGCTTCGTTTTTTACTGTTGTGTCAGGGACAGGAAGAACGGCATTATGAGGAATGGAAATCTTTGCTGGAATGGCTGGTAACAGCATTTCCGACAGCTGCCCGGAACGGGGAAGTTGAAGGAGAATTTCAACGCGAGGAAGAAGATCTCAGGGAAGAGGATATGGCCCGGATTCTTGCCAAGGCGAAGTATGACGAAGATGCGGATTATCCTAATAAGCTGTTGCATCGAGTAATGAACGAACCTCTCTCCGAGGCTACGATTCTGGCACTGGAGCAGCTATCCTACCTAGAGGGCAGCAATGTTGACGAGGCACTGACTCTCTGGCTGCAGGGGAAGAATATCCATCCTCTGCTGCAATTCCGCACGCTGCAGACACTTCGCCGACGCGGAGTACAGGGAACCATTCAGTTAATTCGCGGACCTGAAGCTGCGCTGGTGGAAATTGAGAGCGTACCGTTGCAGAACGAAGAGTTTCCACCACAGGTAAGTCAGGTGCTGGAGCGTGTGGCTGTACAGGCTGAGATACACGAGCCTACACTGTATTATTTTGCCCAGGAGCTCTGGGGACAGTTTGTCATGTCGATCTATGGGTCGACTGAGTACCGGACGCTGCTAGGTGGAGAAGATGCACTGCTGGACATCTGGGCAGGGGCATTGCATCAAATGGTTTCTGAGAGCCTAAATGGCACTCGTCTCGAGGAAGAGACCCGTGGTATGTACGGGATTACGGATGGCATGCGCTTTCAATTTGAAGGGGCATATCGCTCTCTCAAGGGATTCGTAAAGACTTCTCTACTTGATAAATAAAGTAATGTTGTATATAATATAATGGTTATTCTGTGCGTAATTTGCGTGATTATTTTGTAGTGAATTTGTAGTAAACATGTAACCTATTTTGGAGGGAAAAGTATAATATGAAAGCAACCTGGGAAAAAATAGAGAAGAACCTTGGAGTTCTTGAAGTCGAAGTAGAAGCAGAGCGTGTAACTGCTGCACTAGACAAAGCTTTTAATAAAGTGGTTAAGAAAGCAAATGTACCTGGTTTCCGTAAAGGTAAAGTGCCGCGTCCGATTTTTGAATCCCGTTTCGGTGTAGAAAGCCTGTATCAAGATGCTATCGACATTCTCCTTCCTGAAGCTTATGGCGAAGCGGTTGAACAAACCGATATCTTCCCTGTAGACCGTCCTGAAGTAGATATCGAGCAATTTGCTAAAGGTCAACCATTTATCTTCAAAGCGAAGGTTACGGTTAAACCAGAAGTGAAACTTGGCGAATACAAAGGCTTGGAAGTTCCAGTTCAGAAAGCAGAAGTTACTGAAGAAGAAATGGCTGCTGAGCTTGCTCGTCTGCAAGAACGTCATGCTGAACTCGTTGTTATTGAAGAAGGAACGGCAATTAACGGTGATATCGCAGTTATCGATTTTGACGGATCTGTTGATGGCGTGCAATTCGAAGGCGGACAAGCAGAGCGTCACTCCCTTGAACTAGGCAGCAATTCTTTCATTCCTGGTTTTGAAGAACAGGTTGTAGGCATGGGCACTGGAGATCTTAAGGATGTTGAAGTTACCTTCCCTGATACTTACCATGCAGAGAACCTTCAAGGTAAAGTAGCAGTATTCAAAGTGAAGCTGCATGAAATCAAACGCAAACAGCTTCCTGAACTGGACGATGAATTTGCTAAAGATGTAAGTGAATTCGAAACTCTGGAAGAGTATTCTGCAGACCTCAAAGCACAGCTTGAATCCCGTAAACAGGATGAACTGAAGGGTGTTCGCGAAAATGCTGTTGTAGATTTGGCTGCATCTAACGCTGAAGTTGAAATTCCAGAATCGATGATTGCGAGCGAAGTTGAAACAATGGTTCGCGACTTCGACAACCGTCTTCGTCAACAAGGTATGAACATGGATATGTTCCTTAGCTTCTCGGGTCAGACTCGTGAAGATTTGCAGAACCAAATGAAGGGCGATGCTGAGAAGCGCGTTCGCAACAACTTGGTACTGGAAGTTATCGCTAAACAAGAGAACATTGAAGTTTCTGAAGAAGAAGTAACTCAGGAATTGGCTGATATGGCTGAATCCTTCAAACGTACACCTGATGAAATCCGCAACATTCTGGCAGCTAACGGTACATTGAACAGCCTGAATGATGAAATTTCGTTGCGCAAAACGATTGAATTCCTCGTTAGCAATAGTGTGGAAGTTGAAGCACCGGCTGCTGAAGTGGTAGAAGAAGCTGTAACTGAAGAAGCAAACGCTGAGTAATTAGCGACAGAATTGCCAGAACGGTCAAGTAAGTAGGCCTCCATAAACAATAGAGAAGGCACGTATTTTTTAGTACGTGCCTTCTCTATATAATTTGGGGAGCCATAGTCTTCTTGGGTATAATCTTGGAGTGTAAATTTAGGTACATATCTGCAGTTATGTAGCATTGGCATTTGCGGGAGAAATGAGTTATACTCTCATCCACATAAGCAATTTAAATATCCACAGCAGTGAAAAAATGACATGGCGCTGTGAACGTGTTAAAATATTTTTGAAACGGAA comes from Paenibacillus sp. 19GGS1-52 and encodes:
- the tig gene encoding trigger factor, coding for MKATWEKIEKNLGVLEVEVEAERVTAALDKAFNKVVKKANVPGFRKGKVPRPIFESRFGVESLYQDAIDILLPEAYGEAVEQTDIFPVDRPEVDIEQFAKGQPFIFKAKVTVKPEVKLGEYKGLEVPVQKAEVTEEEMAAELARLQERHAELVVIEEGTAINGDIAVIDFDGSVDGVQFEGGQAERHSLELGSNSFIPGFEEQVVGMGTGDLKDVEVTFPDTYHAENLQGKVAVFKVKLHEIKRKQLPELDDEFAKDVSEFETLEEYSADLKAQLESRKQDELKGVRENAVVDLAASNAEVEIPESMIASEVETMVRDFDNRLRQQGMNMDMFLSFSGQTREDLQNQMKGDAEKRVRNNLVLEVIAKQENIEVSEEEVTQELADMAESFKRTPDEIRNILAANGTLNSLNDEISLRKTIEFLVSNSVEVEAPAAEVVEEAVTEEANAE